The Fervidibacillus albus genome contains a region encoding:
- a CDS encoding ribitol-5-phosphate dehydrogenase: MINQVYRLVSPRRFEISYLDQSVQTEDVIVRPTYLSICAADQRYYTGSRGKEVLSKKLPMALIHEGIGEIVYDPLNEYPQGTRVVMIPNTPIEEDEIIVENYLRSSKFRSSGYDGFMQEYVFLGRDRFIILPESINNEIASFIELNTVAMHAITRFQAKSHNRRTTFGIWGDGNLGYITSLFLRKIYKDAKIYIFGKTPYKLQNFSFVDDAYLISDIPETLTIDHAFECVGGVGSQYAINQMIDYINPEGTISLLGVSEYPVEVNTRMVLEKGLTLFGSSRSGYVDFKKTVDFLDQHPDVVENLARLVDSVNEVKTIEDIVNTFEKDLSVSWGKTVMKWNK; encoded by the coding sequence ATGATTAATCAAGTGTATCGACTCGTTTCTCCACGTAGATTTGAAATATCCTACTTAGATCAAAGTGTACAAACTGAAGATGTGATCGTGCGTCCTACTTATTTATCGATATGTGCTGCTGATCAAAGATATTATACAGGATCTCGTGGCAAAGAAGTGTTATCCAAAAAATTACCGATGGCGTTAATACACGAAGGCATTGGAGAAATTGTGTATGATCCATTAAATGAATATCCTCAAGGAACAAGGGTTGTCATGATACCTAATACACCCATTGAAGAGGATGAAATTATAGTAGAAAATTATTTACGATCAAGTAAATTTCGATCAAGTGGATACGATGGTTTCATGCAAGAGTATGTGTTTTTAGGAAGAGATCGTTTTATCATTCTACCAGAATCGATTAATAATGAAATTGCTTCTTTTATAGAATTAAATACTGTTGCCATGCATGCAATAACAAGATTTCAAGCAAAATCTCATAATAGAAGGACAACCTTTGGAATATGGGGGGATGGTAATCTAGGTTATATCACCTCATTATTTTTGAGAAAAATATATAAAGACGCCAAGATTTATATTTTCGGGAAAACTCCATATAAATTACAAAATTTTTCTTTTGTAGATGATGCCTATTTAATCAGTGATATTCCGGAAACGTTAACCATTGATCATGCTTTTGAATGTGTAGGAGGAGTTGGTAGTCAATATGCAATCAATCAAATGATTGATTATATTAATCCGGAAGGTACCATCTCTTTATTAGGAGTATCAGAATACCCAGTAGAAGTAAATACAAGAATGGTTTTAGAAAAAGGTTTAACACTTTTCGGTAGTAGTAGAAGTGGCTATGTTGACTTTAAAAAAACCGTAGACTTTCTTGACCAACATCCAGACGTCGTTGAAAATCTTGCTAGATTAGTTGACTCGGTGAATGAAGTCAAAACGATTGAAGATATCGTCAATACATTCGAGAAAGATTTGTCTGTTTCATGGGGTAAAACGGTAATGAAATGGAACAAATAA